DNA sequence from the Bacteroidales bacterium genome:
AAATATTAAAAATGAAAGCGATATTTATCATATTCAACCAGGCTTATTACGAAACGGTCCTGCAGATCATGGACCGCGACGACATCAAAGGTTTTACATTCTGGGAAACCGTCAGCGGACGTGGTAGCCGTAATGGAGAGCCGCATTACGGGAGTCACGCCTGGCCGACACTCAACAGTGCGATAATGGCCATTGTGGAGGAAAACAAGGTGGAGCATTTCCTGAAACTCCTCAACAAGCTCGACAAACAGGCCGAGGACCAGGGGCTGCGTGCGTTTGTACTACCGGTGGAAAAAACAATTTAATTTAAATGGACAGCCATGACACCGAAATTACCAGTGAAGACATTCCGGTTGAAAAAACGGAAGAAATACGGCTTGATTTCCGCTGTTCCGATAAACCTTGCTGCCTGTATCCTTCTTTTCTGGCTTGCCATATACCTTCCGTTAAGGCCGGGGAAATTCATTGTGGCTCTTCTGGGGATAAACGCTTTTTTGCTGTTCACATTCACGCTCTATGGCTTTATCGTCCTGAAACGGGATGGCTTTATCGGGATGTTCATCTCCCCGCAGGGGATAAATGATATCTCCACGGGGCATTCGTATGGGATGGTGCAATGGGAAAGCGTAACGAAGATCAGTGTGGTCAACGACATGCAGTATCCCGCACGGAAATACATTATCCTGAAAGTGGCCAACCCGCAGCTTTACATAAACAGGGAACGCTCTTTAGCCAAGCGCCGGTCGATGATGACAAGGTACCACTACTACGGTTCCCCCATTGTATTCTCAGAACGTGGACTGGATTGCTCCTTTGAAGAACTTGAAACAACAGTCCGCGAATATTACGGGAGCTTCCGGAACAACGAAACTGAACATCATCTTAACCCGGCCGGGTAATCCGGCTTTGCAGATATGGAAAAATTAACAGATCAAAATCATTTATTTTTCAGATAAATATCTTATAACGACAACATTCCGGTGTAGCTCAACGAGGTAGAGCATCCGTATGTCGGCTGATGCGGAAGGTTGTGCGGTTCGAGTCCGTCCGCCGGAACAAGTTAATCAAAAACAAAATGCCATGAGAAATGATGAAATAATTACAAAACCGATCGTTTTATCCGGTCTTTATGAAGAAGACAGGGATATTGAGAAAGTACCCGCGAAAACTTATTTTAATTTTAGAAAACGGAAATTGAAAAAGAACATGAAAACTGTTATTAATCCTAAATATGAATACCTGTCCGATTTTATCGGGAAAATTCCTGACGAAACATACTGTCACGACAAAGTGTACAAGAATCAACGGAATATTGTCAAAAAAGTAACTGTAAACGGTATACCGTTGATCATTAAACGGTATAAAAGACCGACATTAGCCAACTGTTTCATTTATACCTTTTTCAGGATGAGCAAAGCGCAACGCGCTTACGAATACGGCTTCCGCCTCAAAGAGATGGGTTTCGATACGGCTGAGTCAATCGCTTATATAGAGATTCGCAGGAATGGTTTTTTCCATACGGGATACTATATTTCCGAGTACTTGCCTCACCGGCTTCTGGAAGTTATGGAAAATTACTACTATGCACTCCGGTCGGAAATCCTTTCCGATTTCGTAAACTTTACTATCCGTCAGCACCAGGCAGGGATATTCAATAAAGATTATAACCTCTCGAATATATTTTTCTACAAAGAGGGAAACCGGTGGGAATTCGTACTGATTGATACAAACCGCATACAATTCCGCCGGAAAGTCAACCGCAGGGCAATTGTCAAACAGTTGAAATCCACTTCGACATGTATAGTCACAACAACCCAAATAGCGGAATATTATGCCAAACGGTGCGGATGGAATGACAGAATCCTGTGCGGGATAATACTTCTCGGACAAGGACTCAGACCGACCAACAGGATAAAGTGTTTTTTCAAAGATCTGATTGCCGACCTGGAATATATTATAGACCTTAAATTTATTATCAGTAAATAATACCAACATAAGCTATGGAAGCATACCGGCCTAAAATAAACGGTATTGCCGATTTACTACCGCGCCGTGTGGGTTCCCGTCTCTTCAATATCTGCTTTATCAAACTATAATAGTCGATAATTAAAATACAAATAGTCATGAGAAATAATTCAAACACATACAAGGATAGTATGGAAATGGACGCCAATGCAATTTGGCTCTCACTTTTAGATCATGGTACCCTGAGTATCGAAGAAGTCGGAAAAGTGACCAATCTTGAAGAATCCTCCATATATCTCGCCCTCGGATGGTTAACGAGGGAAAATGAGATACAGATTTTTGAAGAGCATGATATATTGTACGTTGAACTACATCACAGTATTTCGGAAATGTTTTATGGAAAATGAGTTATGAAATATCCGTTTGAAATAATCTCCTGGATCATAATGCAATTATTGTTGCATCATAAGGCGTTGAGTATCGAACAGATATCTGAACATACAAAATATTCCGAGCCGATAATAATCCTTGCATTGGGTATTTTACTCCACGAAGGAAAAATAGAATTGTTCGAAAAAGACGACGACCTGTATATAGAATTGAAGGAAAAAGCGAACTAAGGCGGAAAAACGCCTGAAAATAGAATAAGCACGTCATTGAAAGGAGGAATGACTAAGTAAAAAAGGACTTTTTGAGCAGCCTCATTTCCGCTCCTTAATAGCATGCATTACAAATGTGCGGGCAGTAATACGAATATGTATACAATTTATAGAATGTTGAATTTAAAATTGTCAAACTATGGAAAAAGAAGAATTATTTATCAATTTCTTAAACCTGGCAGCGTTATATTTCAGGGAAGAATCGAATGCTGATTTTTATGCGGGACAGCTCGAAGTGACTGTGGACGAACTGTCGGATACCATGTTGGAATTAAGCGGATGGACTCCTTCCGAATGGATCAAAGAAATGCAAAGGGGAGCATAAGTAAGATTAAGCATACGTTGATAGTTTTTACAACAATCGGCAAGGCAACCCATACAAATGGCAAGTTTATAAAGTTCCGTATCAGGCAATTACTTTAACTATGATTTTCCGCGAAATAAGATGTGATTTTAAAAAATTAAGGTTTTAAAAAATAAACAGCCATGAAGCGAAAAGATAAAGTCTCCGTCAAACACAATAGATGGGTGAACTATTTTTCCCTGTTAGCTAAAGGTTAAGCCGTGGATTTTAACTTTTGACACACCCCCATCTTTCGATCACCCCGGACAAGCCCATGCAATCCGGGGTGATTATCTGTAATCCGTAACTACTTTAAAAACATTCCGGAATTTTGAATCTTGAATATTAAATTTTGAATGATTCTACTCCATAACTATATATGCCGGCCACGATATCCGGTCGGGCAGATCGAACTCTTCGTCGAAGGGCTGCGTTCCCGGGCCGTTATTATATAAGGGAACACGTTTTGCACCGCTTGCCGTGCTACCGCCCGTGCCGTTGATCACATTCAGTATGTTACCGGGGCCGCTGAACCGCGTGATACACATTTTTTCAATTTTAACATTGGGAGTATTGGGAACCTCGAAGCCATTTTTCTTGTTCACGTTACCGTCGGTTCCGGTGAAAACCGCATAAGAGCCAAAACCTATCCCGTAGTGTTCTTTTACGGTATTCGCAACTTTGTAAGCCGCATAACCGTCTACCCGGCCTCCCTGGCTACTCCATCCTGCCTGATTCGGTGGATCGTATGGCGGCTCGTTCTGGAGGAAATAAGTCCTGCCGCGTTCACCCAGCCATAACACCTCGTATTCCTGGTAGTGTTCGGCAAATAAAGCGTAGAGCGTTACATCGTCGCCGGTGACGATGAGCCCGTTTTTACACCTGTCCCTTGTCCACCGGGCCGGGCCGCCGGGCTGAGTACCATGATCGGCGCGCCACAACCAGAAGTGGTCGCCCACGACGTGGTTACTGTTTATTTGCATGGATGCATGTATCTGTATGTTTTTGGATTGGACTCCGCCCACCCTGCAAGTGATATCCGTGAGCAATATGGGATTTGCGGAATGGTCTGCTTTTGCACCTTCTTCTCCGACGCGGACCTGATAGGTCGTGCTGTTGAAAGAATCCATGAGGAGTCCGGCAACGATAATTCCATCCTTATCGTCGACATAGATACAGCCCCAGGTATTTTTTCCCGTGGGCTCGAGTGTGACCGAGGCGATACCGGCGCCGAGAAGTATCGCGTTTTTCCTGTTTACCTGGATGGGAGCGTTCAAAGAGTAGTGACCGGGAGTAAAAAACACATTCTTACCCGCTTTAAGCGCGGCGTTGATTTCAATGTCGGTGTCGCCCTCCTTCGCCACGTACCAGCCGGTGAGCAGATCCTGAACTTCACCTTTTCCCATATCGGTAGCTGACCAGGAAATTCCTACCCTGTTCTTTTGCCATGCCGGGACAAATATTTTGTATTCGCCGTCATCATCTATAAAAAGAAAAGGTTTTTCCCTGATGACAGGAGTGTTGGGAACAGGTGAATTGGCATCGCTCGGATCGGGGGCATTGATACAGCCCTGCCAGACCATATTATACGAACCGCCCATTGATCCGGAACCTGAGGGGAATATGGTATTCCGGGTGTACCACTGTTGCTGTCCTCTCCAGTTAGGCCTGGATGACGTATAGTGGCTGTCGGCGATAAACCCGCCGCTTCCCCAGAAATTCGAGGTACCGACATCGGATATATATTTCGAAGTGCTTTCGATCAGCATTCTTCTTGCGCTGGTCGATTGAGAAACCGTCCACGCAAAATCCCTCATCACCATTACGTTTTCCATAGAGCGCCAGAAGGTACAGGTCGCATTTGCTCCCCCGGAAAGATGAGGCCTGGTAAAAACAGCACCTAACCGGACATCCGAAGGTAATTTGCCCAGTCCGCCTATGTGGGAGTAGAATCCCAGTTCTATGGAGTTTGCATCCTCTGAGGATGCAGAGCCCGAACCGCCCGGATCATAGGTCTGTGTACCGGTATTCGGTTTGAAATAGTAAGCCTGGCGTTTTGTGGTCCACTCGCCGTTTTCCCTCCCTTTGCCGGTGGTGGCAAAATGAGCGTTTATTTCCGTTCTCGCCGTTCCGGCTTCTTCATATTTCCTGTCGTAGAAATACATATTGTCGCCAAAAATCTGGTTTTCCAGAGAAAGAATGATCGTTGTCGAGCCACGGGTGATCTTATAATAGTTTTCATACTTATTCGCATTCGGATTTGTATCCGTAAACGTCGTCCTGGATGTTGAGCCGATTGAAATAAAATCCGTCGCCAAACGGCTGCCACCCCTTGTGATGATATAATCTCCCGAAGAACCGAATGCAGTCCACGACAACGTTATCCTGTGTTTTTTCTTGTTGTAAGTGATGCTATTCTCTACCGGAGCCAACTGATCCTTTTTCCCGGACGGATAGGGTACAACAAAACTATATACGCCCAGCATAATAGCAAGTGTTGCAAGAACAACGATTTTCTTTTTTTTCATAAAATTATTCCTCCATTTTAATGTGTTTATTTACTGTCTGTTATATGTTATGATGTTAAATTGTAGATTTTAATACATGGACATTTTACTCGTTGGTAGATTTGTTAAGCATCATTTTTCTCTTTTTTCGATACATCTCTAACCAATATTTTCATGACACTACAATATTAAAAATTATTTTATTTATTCTATTTTTTTAATGAATCCATTTTTCAGTAATGATTTATATTCTTTACTTAATCTTTTAAGTCTTTTCCAGTTTTGAATACTTCCTTCTTCAGACAAAGCCACACTGATAATTGTCAGCTTTGTTTTATTAGGTTTTATTTCAGTTAAGAGATACTTTACATTTAAAACAGTATCTGATTGATTCATTATATCATTTGCCAGCATAATATTGTCTGTTTGATAATAATCGAGAGGGTATATCCGTCCTATCCGAGTTAATAAAGTGTCCGGATGGTGAAAATCACAATTGTATCCAAGTTGCCTTATCGTATTAATTACAGAATCTTTTGGAAGTTTAATAGTGTAGGATTTATCTATGAAGATAGTGCCTTGAGGTACTTCGTATGCTGGTACATGTGAGGTGGCACAAAAAGCGAAAAATGCAATCGATAGAAATGCGAACTTTGACACGATTGTTGTTGTTTTCCATTTTAATCTTGTATTGTATTCACCATAATTGATCAGGTAATAACTTAACAATAAAATGGGTAAGGCCATATAATCGGAATAATCAATCACCCTTTGAATATGTACATAAGGTATTTGATTGACTAAATCGATCAAAGGTGTTATTATCGGTAATTTCCATAAGATAAAACCGATTCCCGTTATTAAAGGAATTGATTTTCTTAATTGTGGGATAATTGTCGCTACGAACATGGGAAAGATCAATAATCCTGCAAAATCGGAGAGTTTTCCCGTAATGAAATTTCCAAATTCGTATTTCAAATAAAAATCGTTAAGCAGTAAAACAATTAAACCAACAATGAAATATGGATTTAATATTAATTCTTTTGGTTTCATATTTATCATTCAGTTTTTGCCACGAACTTACCCACAACTTATTTATTGATATTCAAAGCGAAACATCCTGTTTTTGCCTGCTACATCTCCAGATCATTATTTAAAAGCCACCAAATATAGCGAATATTTGATTTACAACTTTCGATGATCTATGATAGGCTCCGGGTTCAAAGCTAACTTTGAATTTTCATCATAAACTCCTTGCCGTACAGGACGCCATTATACATGCCAAACAATTCACATTGGTTAAAACTTAATTTTCATCAGAATCGGATTATCTTCTTCGTCAAGTAATTCCAAAACCTGCTTCAATTCCCCTTTTATTTTTCCGGCTTCATCCGCTTCAAACAATCTGGATACTACTAATGTCATAACACCTGTGTTCTCAGAAGTTATAGCAGGATAAAATCCGACATTCGACGATTCAAAATCTCTATTGATTAGTTTATATTCACTCAATTGTCCTGTTTCAAAATCATACATTAAAGACATTGTCGGAAAAGTGTTTGCTTTTTTCGCTAATTCGAAATCCAATGTTCCTTTACCCATAAAAATAAACTTATCTGTAATTAGTTCGTTTGTTATCACCGTTTTGGGTTCGGAATTTTGTACAGACGGTTTCCGGATGATCAAAGGTTGCAGTTTCTTTTGGGATGTCAACCTGTAAATGGTATCGGAAGACCAGTCAGCAATAAGGAAATCCTTCCCGTATGAACGATTATTGAACATGTTCAAATTTAATGATGTCGTCATTTTTTGCCCGTTGACTTCAACCTCAAAATAAACTTTGTTTGATACCCTATCTGGCAAATAGATATCCAAAGTATCTATGATGCTCCCATCCTTTTTGGATATAAGCATATAAGGCTTATTTGAATATTTATTCGTACTCAGGCCATATTCATCGTATACAAGAAGTGTGTTATCATCGAAATTATACACATCACGAGGCAAAAAATTGGAAGGACTCTCAAGTATCCGTTTAAATTCACCGTCTTCGGCATATACAAGAAATTTAGGATGAGCAGAAGCCCTGTCGAAAATAAATATTTCTTTTGCCTGTTCATCAAATGCAATACTGTACAACCGATTGTAATCTGTTCCACTTTTGCCTTTGTGATTAAAACTGAATTTAGACTTACCATTACCATCAAAAACAAAAACATCACCGTCTGATGCATTAGTGACAATGATATAGTTATCAGACACATGAACGATTCGTGCAGATGACCTCATTAGCGTGCTGCTGTTGGTTTCTAATGGAATATATTCGACTTTGGCTATATCTTGTATATATACTTCTTTTTCAGGATATTTTTTAGAAATGTCTATTTCAACAAAATCCCCTGTTCCTGAATTGTTGCTGCTCATCTTACATTGTGAAAATATCAATACCACTAAAAAATAAACGATTACTTTCATGCATGCTTTTCGTTTGTTTCTCTTCCGGTTCAGTGCCGTCAGGTCTTGTGGATTCTGTTTGTTAACACAATGATATTCCATAGCCATGATTTTACTTTTTTTAAATTAATGGTACTGATTATTCTCTTGCGGGTTACGGATATAAAAGCTTAATGCAAAGATATATTTTTGTTATTGGAAGAGGTTGTAAAGAAAACTATTTTTATGCACTTTCCACATTGAGTGGAACCGGGTTTAAAGCTAATTTTGAACTTTGAATCTTGAACATTGAACATTGAATTTTAAGTATCAGCCGTTTTTAGATGCATTTTTGTCGTTTTAATGCAGATTTGTTTTAAGGATACCTGATATTTCAACATATTTGTAGAAAATAGGGTGCGCCTCAGGATAGTCTGAAGTAAAGTTCGCCTTTCCGTTCGGCTTTCACTATTTTTATAAGGTAAAAATTGATGCTGAGTATTGAAAACCTTGAACGATCAGGTTTAAACCATATGAAGATTTTTTTCATCATTCCCGGGTCAGGAGATTCATTTTATTGCGGTAATTGTTTCCGCGATAACCTTCAGGCATCGGCATTGAGAAGGGCAGGACATGAAGTGGTGGTCATGCCGCTTTACCTTCCCCTGAAACAGAAATCATTCCAGGCCGGTTCCCCGTTGTTTTTCCCTGCAACCACCTACTATACGGCACAAAAGTTTTTCAGGAAAAGAAAAATGCCCAAATGGCTGGAACGGGTTACAGTATCAAACATGATGCTGAACTTTGCTTCGTCTTTGTCCGGGACCACATCCGCCGAAGGAATGGAGGAAATGACTTTATCCATGATTACCGGCGACGACCGGGCATTCCGGGAGCAGGTTACCCAGCTGGTCGACTGGATCAAAAACCAGGAAAAACCGGATGTGATCCATCTGTCCAGTACCTTGTTGATCGGTATCGCAAAAATTATCCGGCAGGAACTGGATATTCCGGTAGTCTGTTCCGTACAGGACGAAGAGGTATGGATCGATAGCCTGGATGAAAAATATGCTGTTGTTGCATGGCAGGGAATTACGGACAACCTTCAATATATAGACCGCTTTGTCACCACCAGTGAATTCTATAAAAAAGAACTTCAGAAAAGGATTCCGCAGATCACTGAGGTAGATGTGGTCTATCCCGGGATAAACCGGGAAAAATATGCTTCACCGGTATATCCTTCCGATCCCGTGATCGGTTTCTTTTACCGGATGAATCGGGAAAACGGACTGGACATACTGGCTGACGCCTTTGTCAAACTGAAGCAAAAAGATACGGTGAAAAACCTCAGGTTAAAGATTGGCGGCGGTTTCACCGGAAAAGACAAACCTTTCCTGAAACAGGTGAAAAAGATGCTTTCTCCTTGGCAGGAATATGTCGAGATAGAAGATTCGTACAATCCGGACGATCATGCCCCGTTTTACGGCTCCATAACGGTGATAAGCGTTCCTATTACCTTTGAGGAAGGCGTCGGACTTTACCTTTGCGAAGCATTCGCCGCAGGACGCCCGGCAGTGGAACCGGCAACCGGTTCGTTCAGGGAAATAGTGGATGATGCGGGTATCATTTACGAGCCGAACAACAGCGATGCACTGGCTGAAGCCCTCGAAAAGATCTTGACCGACGAAAAACTGATGGCCGAATGCCGCGAAAATGCCCTGTCGCTCTCTTCCTCCAGATATAACGACCGTATTTCCGCCGAAAAGCTATCGACTCTATATAAAGAATTACGAGTTCAATGTTCCGGCTTCAATGTTAATCTTGAATTTTGAATCTTAAATTTTGAATTTTAAATCTTAAATTAATATTATATGAAATTCAGCCTTGTATTGATAATTACAGCTTTGTGTGTTTTAGAAATAACTGCCCAACCCCAGCACGGATGGAGAGGCCCCAACAGGGACGGTATCTATCCGGAGACAGGACTCTTAAAAACATGGCCCGCCGATGGCCCGCAACTGGTTTGGGAAACACTGGATGTGGGGAAAGGTTATTCCAGTCCTGTAATCCTTGGTGATCGGCTGTATATCACCGGAATGGACGAAGACGGGAAAAAAGAGATATTTCTGGCTTATACGCTGGACGGGAAAAAAGTGTATCAAACAGAATACGGCAAACCGTGGGAAAAATCCTATCCCGAAACCCGTACCACTCCGACAATCGTAAATAATAAAGCCTATGTTATCAGCGGAGACGGTGAAGTGGTATGCATCGACATATCGACCGGAAATATTGTCTGGAAGGTGGACGGCAATACCGAGTTCGGAAGAAAGACCGGAACATGGGGAACCTCCGAATCGCCTCTGATTTTTGACAACAAAGTGATCTTTTCTCCCGGCGGAGATCAGACAGCCATGGTTGCCCTGGATCCGGAAACAGGAAAAACGATCTGGAAAAGCAAGTCATTGGGAGACATTAGTAATTACGCATCACCTCTTCTGATCACCCATAACGGAAAAAAACAGATCGTAAGCCT
Encoded proteins:
- a CDS encoding lipopolysaccharide kinase InaA family protein, translated to MRNDEIITKPIVLSGLYEEDRDIEKVPAKTYFNFRKRKLKKNMKTVINPKYEYLSDFIGKIPDETYCHDKVYKNQRNIVKKVTVNGIPLIIKRYKRPTLANCFIYTFFRMSKAQRAYEYGFRLKEMGFDTAESIAYIEIRRNGFFHTGYYISEYLPHRLLEVMENYYYALRSEILSDFVNFTIRQHQAGIFNKDYNLSNIFFYKEGNRWEFVLIDTNRIQFRRKVNRRAIVKQLKSTSTCIVTTTQIAEYYAKRCGWNDRILCGIILLGQGLRPTNRIKCFFKDLIADLEYIIDLKFIISK
- a CDS encoding glycosyltransferase family 4 protein; this encodes MKIFFIIPGSGDSFYCGNCFRDNLQASALRRAGHEVVVMPLYLPLKQKSFQAGSPLFFPATTYYTAQKFFRKRKMPKWLERVTVSNMMLNFASSLSGTTSAEGMEEMTLSMITGDDRAFREQVTQLVDWIKNQEKPDVIHLSSTLLIGIAKIIRQELDIPVVCSVQDEEVWIDSLDEKYAVVAWQGITDNLQYIDRFVTTSEFYKKELQKRIPQITEVDVVYPGINREKYASPVYPSDPVIGFFYRMNRENGLDILADAFVKLKQKDTVKNLRLKIGGGFTGKDKPFLKQVKKMLSPWQEYVEIEDSYNPDDHAPFYGSITVISVPITFEEGVGLYLCEAFAAGRPAVEPATGSFREIVDDAGIIYEPNNSDALAEALEKILTDEKLMAECRENALSLSSSRYNDRISAEKLSTLYKELRVQCSGFNVNLEF
- a CDS encoding 6-bladed beta-propeller, with product MAMEYHCVNKQNPQDLTALNRKRNKRKACMKVIVYFLVVLIFSQCKMSSNNSGTGDFVEIDISKKYPEKEVYIQDIAKVEYIPLETNSSTLMRSSARIVHVSDNYIIVTNASDGDVFVFDGNGKSKFSFNHKGKSGTDYNRLYSIAFDEQAKEIFIFDRASAHPKFLVYAEDGEFKRILESPSNFLPRDVYNFDDNTLLVYDEYGLSTNKYSNKPYMLISKKDGSIIDTLDIYLPDRVSNKVYFEVEVNGQKMTTSLNLNMFNNRSYGKDFLIADWSSDTIYRLTSQKKLQPLIIRKPSVQNSEPKTVITNELITDKFIFMGKGTLDFELAKKANTFPTMSLMYDFETGQLSEYKLINRDFESSNVGFYPAITSENTGVMTLVVSRLFEADEAGKIKGELKQVLELLDEEDNPILMKIKF
- a CDS encoding winged helix-turn-helix domain-containing protein, which encodes MKYPFEIISWIIMQLLLHHKALSIEQISEHTKYSEPIIILALGILLHEGKIELFEKDDDLYIELKEKAN
- a CDS encoding PQQ-binding-like beta-propeller repeat protein; translated protein: MKFSLVLIITALCVLEITAQPQHGWRGPNRDGIYPETGLLKTWPADGPQLVWETLDVGKGYSSPVILGDRLYITGMDEDGKKEIFLAYTLDGKKVYQTEYGKPWEKSYPETRTTPTIVNNKAYVISGDGEVVCIDISTGNIVWKVDGNTEFGRKTGTWGTSESPLIFDNKVIFSPGGDQTAMVALDPETGKTIWKSKSLGDISNYASPLLITHNGKKQIVSLTGKSVIGVDPSNGNIEWTFDDWGQSATAQGWEKISPNTPLYKGGRIFVCNGYDMSSFMLQLNDNATAVTLLWRNEDLDTHIGGFVLLDGIIYGSNWINNGQGNWTAVDWNSGATKYNTAWSGGKSKGSVITANNMLYCYDERRGTVGLVNPDPEKFDVVSEFRITKGEGPHWAHPVINDGILYVRHGSALMAYKIK
- a CDS encoding winged helix-turn-helix domain-containing protein translates to MRNNSNTYKDSMEMDANAIWLSLLDHGTLSIEEVGKVTNLEESSIYLALGWLTRENEIQIFEEHDILYVELHHSISEMFYGK